The Syngnathoides biaculeatus isolate LvHL_M chromosome 16, ASM1980259v1, whole genome shotgun sequence DNA segment ATTGAGCCACAGGCAAGGGAATAAGAAATCATATGCAAACGGAAAGGACAGAAGTTTTTTCAGCGTACGAAGAATGTAATTTCATAAACTAGAATCTACCAAGGAGGAACAATTGTGGCAGCACACAAAGTGACTGAAAAAGTTATCAGAAAGGCTGTATGACATTTCTTCTTAATTAAATGAGCAAATAATTCAATGCTTGTCATTATGGGAAATAACATGTCCACTCCTCTACCCAACTATCACATCTAATTTGCTCAACCCTCAATTGCGATGCTTTTTGATGCCAAGTTAACCACTGTTAAGAGTGACTAGTTCAATATTGAGATTTTATTTGAACTTCTGGTGTAGATTCTTTACTTAAGACAAATACTTGTGATCCTTACTTGAACTGAGTGAGGGCTTGTGTGGAATGTTGAAGAAATTTAGTGTGATACTAAATTTAATTAATTGGAAAACCAATGTGTGTCTCATCTCATCTGCTATCAATGGTCCACATTTGTGGGAGTCTGGATGATATTCACAGATGAATTTTGCACGATTGTGCATGGTGTTGTCTCTTCTGGGGCCTTTGTGATGACCACTGGACGTCGTTTTTTGTTTGCCAATCCCTGTTAAATGCACTGAAGTTTGGGCGCAACCCTCCAAAGACAAGTCAGACATAATTTTGATATGTTTAAATGCAAACAACCTGCTTTAGATGCTTACAATACTAAACAACGTCAAATCTTTTCACCACTTCTCATTCACTGTATTCGATTTCAGGCTTTTTACAGGCAAAACCCCCTTATTCAAATTGAATCTTGACATTTCTTGTCTCCAGACGCAAGCCCCCAAAATTTCCCACTTGCTCCTCAGATTTCACTTTGACTCCTCCTTCATTCATAAGTTCAGACATACTCAAATTGTGTCACTGGCGCTCCCGTTTCtggtaagtgtgtgtgttgtgtgtgtcatAGTTGAGAGCTTCTCAAGTAGCCACACCCACCCGTCGCTTTGCCTGCAAATAAATCATTGTGGTGATTGTATTGTGACCCTCCCTGTCCTTCAACAATGCAGCATTCTTATTCAACATttcgacacacaaaaaaaacaagacaccaTGTACTTTCAGTTCGTTTAAtttaatacatatttatatCGAAAACGTTTTTAATTTATCCATCTGCTTGGCAGACATAGCTGAACTAGAGAGGGTAGCTCCACCCCCATCACACATTCAGTTCCATCCATGTGTGATGTAAATATTCAAACAGAGTATTTCAGTACGCTACAGAATTTAATTCATCACTTCAACGCCAGCTTTCAAGCGCACTCTCCACCACACTGCCGTTTTCCAAGTAGTCATGAGGAAAGCTGacagtattgtttttattattatggtcCTTTCATGACGTATGTGCCACAAGTAGTCTATTTTCGTCTCACCATCTCTGTCTTTGCGTGTCCTCATGAATGGAGCACATTTTGTGCAAGTTAGAGTGGAGTGAATGGAGGGCCGTGCAGTTCTACATTTGGCCTCTGTGTGGCAGCCTCCTGGTGAAATTGTGAATGTCAAAAGAACATAAAGCACGGTCATAACTTGTAAGGGAATTCCAACAGGAATCCTTGGGCGACATTGGTGAGGGGCAGCTCGAAAACCTGCCTCCCTCCGCCACAGAGCTCCATGATGCGCCTCCTGCAAAGCTCCTGCAGCGTGGGCTTCCATTTCCTGTACGGGATCTTCAGGCTCCTCTTGGGAGAGTGAGTGTAATGCTCCAAGAGGGCAAAAAGAGTGGGGAAAGTGCACTCGTTGCCCGTGAGGGAGAATTTCTGCCGCTTGTAGTCGATCCGCACGCTGACTGGCCCGCTCTTGGCGTGGTAGGACAGTGTGAAGAAGACGTCCTTCTGCCGGCTGTCCCGGATAAGGTAGCTGCCCAGCGGGGCGTCCTTCAGCATTTGGTGGGCCTCGTCTACTCCCAGAGGACCCCAGTAGAAGCCACTCAGCTCTAGTTTGGCCGCCGTGTCTGTGATGATCCTGCAGTCTTCCTTGCAGTTGAACGTGGGGAAGTGGGTCAGGTACCTGCATGGCGCGGGCACAGACCTCAGCTTCGGTTTCGGAACGGCCCGGTGCTGAAGTTGCTCATACTTGGAAGATTCGGAGCTCGACGAGTCTGACAAGTGGTGCTTGTCGTCTGCCACGCTGTTGGCTACCATCCTACAGAAGGCCCCAAACGCTCTCCCATTTCTGACCACCACAATGGCCCCCTGAAAGAGAGACCAGCAAAAGGTCAGTACAGTATCAGGTACCGCAAATCACATTATTGTACAGTACTGTGCTTAAACAACTGAACTGCTCTAAATGTACTGttctacattttaaaaataaactcaagCCACTAGCGTTAAGCAGAGCTTGAACAATTCCAGTGAGTGATTCTTTAGCATACCACTAGGGGAAGCCCACGTGCCACAAGTACACACTGACTCGCAACCAGATCAGATTCTGATCAACAGTAAAACTTAATTATGAATACATACGTTTAGTAGaagaacatttaatttttctttcacaGAAAAATTATACATTCGTATTAAATGCTTTTCAAACCAATTCAGTGAAATTGGACCATTTCTCTGTGACACCTTCCGCACAGGGGCTTATAATGCTCACGTTTGCTGTAGTAAGTGGCAAACCATTTCTAATACTGTACTATACTATATATTTGGCTACTTTTATTTAGATCTCACCATAATGCAGCGCAGTGCTACGACCACAATTTTAAAGTTAGCATCATAAAACGGTGCAGCAGTGAGACAGTTTGTAGTTCCTTTAAATACTGAAAGATGTTTCCAGTATGTTGCCCTCCCATGTAACTACAtccaataaatatatataacatgcaataaaaat contains these protein-coding regions:
- the socs1a gene encoding suppressor of cytokine signaling 1a, which translates into the protein MVANSVADDKHHLSDSSSSESSKYEQLQHRAVPKPKLRSVPAPCRYLTHFPTFNCKEDCRIITDTAAKLELSGFYWGPLGVDEAHQMLKDAPLGSYLIRDSRQKDVFFTLSYHAKSGPVSVRIDYKRQKFSLTGNECTFPTLFALLEHYTHSPKRSLKIPYRKWKPTLQELCRRRIMELCGGGRQVFELPLTNVAQGFLLEFPYKL